The Leishmania infantum JPCM5 genome chromosome 26 DNA window TTACCAGTGTCGCCCACTTGCGCTTCTCCCGTTGTAGCAGCTACGACACCATTGGACccggcgaggagggcaggagaaggcgcagatgccacggcagaggaggcgattGCGCCTGAGCAGCGCCGGGACAActcagcgcagcgcgcgctgttGCCACAGGCGTCCGCCTTTGGTGACCTGCCGTATGCTCAGCAGTGTCTTCTAGTGTGGTCCGCCGCAGGGTTGCTGGAGCGGCACATACATCGGCGCCAGATGGAAGATGCTCGACGCGAGCGCCTCCTGGCGCGGTGCGGCCGCATGGCTACTCGACGGATGGCTGCccgtgtcgctgccgtcatcCAGGGTGGAATTGCAGACGGGAATGCATGCGACAATGCCGaggatgccgccgcgcaaCTGGCCGGCGAGCTCCGAGGAGGTGACGAGGACCGCGATAGCGGTGCGAGCGGAGAGGACAGCGATGCGCCCGAGGAGAGGACACGCAGCGGCACTCTTGGGCGGACGAGCGGGACGTCACACAAGGCCGATGTCGAGGAGCACATCGACCGCCTTGAGCACTTGAGCGATCAATCTGCATCTTCGCGTTCCCCCTCTGCCGTCTCGTCGTCCGCGTCCTCGGAGGAGCGCTTCCACAAGGTCATGCGCCCGCTACCGCGCCGCGCTTATGACTACTGGGCCGCCTATCGTCGCGCCGGTGACAGTGGgtgacagacacacacgccggcacggcgcgcgtgcatgtgtgggcATCGGtgttcctcctctctgcgtCGATATCAGCAGCGGAAGACAACGGCGATGACAGGAAAACGTTTGCCACAGGGATGGGGCGAAAAGACgggaagcggaggagagagtTCACCAGGTACGACCCAAGATGGTGTACTGTGGGGCTGTCAGAGTTGTAGCTTGAGGactgtgtatgtgtgtgtgtctgcgcgccGCAGCATACAGACCCCTTCATTATCAgcccgcacacacatctTCATGCAGACGAGCATATTTGCTCTTCTGGTCTGTTGTTTGAAcccttccctctcgcctCACTCCCCCCCCAAATCCTGCTCTTGCTCGGACCCACTcagctgcccccccccctcgccctcctccttccttaCCTTCATGCAGAGACtcaccacccacacccacacccacacacacagaaacgcACAATCGTTAAGGAATACGGCCAGCACGGCAGCCATCGTGGACCCCTCTCGCTTTTCTTagcccacacacatacagcaATCCTACCCTAACGACGCACACCCATCCTTCCGGTTCCAAATAGGGCTCCGTCTCATCTCTCAGGTTGCGGGACTCCCCCTCGtaccccccctccttccctccctccgttgCGCTCGTCTCTatcagtgtgtgtgtgctgctgcggtcgcgACATCACGCTGGAATGAATGCTACACTTTCTGACTGGTGTGTACAACAGCCTCTTTAGCACCCCCGAGTACAATGTCCTGATTGTCGGCCGCGAGTGCGCAGGCaagtcgacgctgctggagcaaCTCAAGTTCCTCTACACCCCAGCcgtacagcagcagcagcaggcgtcTTTGTTGGCggaccgctccagcagcagcgcaggtgAGAAGGCGATTACCTTGACAACAAACATAGTGACTGAAGCCCCCACGACCCCACCACCGCAACAAAGGCCGCGTAGACATCCACTGCCGCCCGGCACTCCACTTCCTGCCACAGCAACGCAACTGGCACAGAAGCGCATCCGTCCGACAGTGGGCCTCAACTACGCTgtggtgcagcaccgcttcAGCCCCCCCGTTTCGGCTGTCACGCTGGTGAAAAAGTCGCAGTTGCCATTGCAGGCCGTCGCCTCCCTGCCGTCGCTACCGCAGGATCTGCTGTACGAGCAACGCGCACGCCAACAGGAGGTCATGGCCAACGCGCCGAGTGATGCCGTCACACGTGTGGTGCTGCGAGACCTCGGTGGCCAAGCCGCGTTGCGCGACCTATGGGAGAAGTACTACCCGCGAAGTCAAGGAATCGTGTACGTTATCGACAGTACACTGCCTTTTCGCATttcgtctgcgtcgccgtcatcgccgccatccGCCACAGAAAAGCTGCCACGCGATCACTTTACCAAGCAAGAGCTGAAGGAAGTTTACAAGCAGGACCGCGATCTGCTCGCGCGACTCCTCCAGCACCCCCTGCTGCACGGCGTGCCGGTTCTGATCCTCAGCAACAAGACGGACGAGGTTACCCACATACCCCTCATGACCTTgcaagaggcgctgcagttGGCGGAGCTGGCAGCCGATCCGACCTTTTACATGCTGcagaacagcagcgacggccaCAAAGCAggcgaggagctggagagTCAACAGAGGCTGCATGACAACGGCAATGGTGGCAGCGGTCCTTCGCAACTTcctggtgccgctgcatcccCGATCGGTGCGCCACTCTCACGTCTCTGCACCCGCTcagaggaggtgcagctgcgtgtGGGAGGGAGCGGCTTCGGCGAAATTTCCATGCGAGTGGTGGAGGTGAGTGCGCTCGACGGAGTGGGGGTGGCGGGGGCCATGGACTGGTTGGTGGCGCAGTTGCTGCACCATGCACGAGACGTGGATAGCAGTGCCTGACTGGCTCAGTCACGCTCGTCGCGAAGAGAAGGTGCACTGTAAGTGACGGCGTCGGGGAGATGAATGAAGGCCAGCGGCAGGTGCTGTCGCGGCTCTagtggcgcgtgtgtggatgCGTGGCAGTGTCCTCCCTCTCTACTTCCCGcgccccttctctcctctgcaGATGCATGCAGGCCCCGCTTTTCCGAACTCTCTTACTGGTGCCTTCTTCCTTCTCATTGTGTTACCGCGTCGCCCCCTCGTTTTGATGGGCACTCGAAAGGGGACATACACACCATCAACAACATTGACAacgggggtggggaagggaggcgAATGCACGCATCTACTCGCACGTGGgcttgtgcgtgcctgtgccgCTCCTGCGTGCCACCAAAGCCGAATCTTTGGTGGTAGTTGAAGGGCGTtagggagggaagggcaggggagaaggtgtgtgtgcgcgtatgtgtgcacAGCATCAACTAGgtcctcttttcttcttggTTGCTGTTGTTGATATTGTTTCATGTGTCACTtccccgcccctctccctccctcctcctcccactccctTGGGCTGCCGAGGTCATGTTTATTTTATATGTGTTTTCGAATCCCCGCCGACGTCCCGAACTCTCGCCAGGTGCCCATGGCTGACAGCAACGGGGAGGaggcatctctctccctctctccatcgGCCCCTCTTCTCTGAAAAGCGTACTGGAAGGCTGTGAGAGCGAAACACGGAAacgggggggaggggaggagagaactGTTGCACGGAcgccgcgcacctcctcaacctttctctctgctcgAATCTCTCACGCCCCTGTCTTCTTCCTTTCACTTCCTCTGACCCCCCGCCCCTAacttccctctccccctcctccctctctctgacGGACCTTCCACCCTGCACCGTCCCCCCTCCTGCACCCTACTTTCCTCCAccacatacacgcatgcacgcataccGTAGCGTCGCGGCAAAAGTATCACCCCCAACTTATTGGAGGAGAAGCACGTCGCTGTCGTGGTGACACAGAGTTGCAGGTGGAGTACACGAAGGACAGCGTAGTTGTGGCCCTTCCTTGCCAACCACAGCCCCCACCCTCCATCTCCCATTTGTTTGCGTAAGGTAGCACACAGGAGGGCATGAGCAACTGCGGATGCAGTGTCACATGCACGAACTCGCGGCTACCTCTCTCCATTTCCCTCTGAGTGTGTTTCTCATTCTGGGTGGACAGCCTCGCGGCACCTTCTGGCAAGCCTGCATACGAACACAGCGCCCGCAGcccgacagcagcgatgctCGATCCAAAGAAAATAtctgccgctgtgctggGCTACGCGCCCCAGTTCGTGCTGACACGCTTCTCGTCAGTAATCATGGGCATCATTATCGCATACGgagtgctgctcttcttcctcggGCATCCGCCTTTCTTCCAACGTGTAGGAGAGCTGTCTCTCACGACGACACTGGGCTACTGGGGTGCGCGTGCTACGCGGTACGGGATTGTGCGAATTGTGCACCTGATTGAAGGCACGACCCCGGagagcgcggcagcggcggcggcggcgccggagggTGCGTCCAGCCCAGGCAGCTCCCGAGGTGCGACGTCATCGTCTAGGTCGCAGTCGGGGGCGGGAAGGTGTAAATCGAAGGGCCTGGACTGAGAAacctcctttctctcttggCTGCAGTGCTTATTCCCTTCGAGCAGGCTGCATCCCGCCAGTATCGGCGGGCCCTCTAAGCCGTGCCGCCTTTCCACCGGTGCTCTGAGAGTGCGATCAGAGCGCATCCCTCACGCCAATgcgagaggggagagaagcgagacgtgtgcgctgtggcggtgccgtcggcgtGGCCCGGCGTAGTGCGATGGAGACGATTGCCACCCTTGTGCGTTCGTCCGTTCGAGCGCAGCGGATGTGcgtgttgtcgttgttgctgGTTCGATTGCCCACTTTGATAATTTTTTTTCGCCACCCACGCATCGTCCTCGTCTTAAGTGCGCAATCGACACCCCCACCTCCCCAACAAAAAAGAGCATGAGCTCTACCCCTCCGATCAgcttccccccccctggAGTGCACGCACATGCTTGTGCTGTCAGTGCGAAGGTGCAGCGACAACTTTCACAGCCACACCAGCTCTATAGGCCTCGTGCTCCGTTACAATCTGATTGATACAAGATGCCGCAAAGTACTTGCTCGATGTGCACACACGAGGACGCGGGCACGAGTGGTTTCTAGTACTGCATCGCGACGCTCTTACGGGTAGTAGCTTGCGGTACCGCTTTCTTCAGAGGCTTCAGCACACCGCGGCACGCGAGTACTCGTTCATTTCACTTACCTCTTTATCTATGCTTCTCTCTGACTCACCGTCTTGTGTTACGCGCTCCTTCTTCACCGGCCCACCCActccgccacacacacgcgcacgtgcacacagtCATCAGCATCACCACATACGTCTTTggtgctttctttttttttccttttatTCTTACCTTCCTTGCATTCTCCAGAACGGAAACGAGCATCGATCATCAACCTTCACAGCCACGCTACTGCGCACTGGCACGCACGGAGGACTCGCAACAAGATCAACAACACCCGCAAAAGCACAAGGAGGGGCAGGCAGACGCACATACGCCTCCTCCCACTATCTTTTCTTTAGAAGAGCAAGCCGCCGGCGCTCAGGagaacgcacacgcacacgcagttGTGGTGACAGCGTCGCTGAAAAATGGCTCAGCAGCATCCACACCGACGCTACGAGGGGTACGCATACCCTACCGAGTTCCAATCCGCGCCGACAGGCAGTCGCGacagtggtggcggtgcgtaCTTCGGCAGAGAGCGGATACCGTCGCCCTCTGCTACCTCACTCTCCGGCGCCACCGGCCTCGTTCGGCGCTCTGTGCAGCAcactggtgccgccgccgtggccgctgcTTCCACCGGTGCCAACGCTGCCAGCTACCAGGGATCGTACGGCTACTTCCACGGGCAAGGTAACAGCATTGACATCACCAGCGGCTACAACAGCGATGCCGGGAGCTCGACGTCAAACCCGCTAtacggaggcggcggcagaagcggGTACATAGTCCCGAATACCTCGTCACAGCAccaggaggtggtggtgggaacTAGTAGAAGCTCCGCTGGGGCGTCCGGTGCGAACTCTACAGAGCCTTCGCCTGGTGTGTGGGCAGCAGAGCCCGGCGTGAACGGCCTGACCGCGAGCGGCCGTCGGCTCTCAAAGCTTCCGCCGCGACTGCATGAGCCTGGAATTTTCCAGCCctccagcgacggcagcgctggctcAATCACGAACAGCACCATCGGCAGCAACTCAGCGCGTCCACCGACTCAGCAAACGTTTCTGCCGTCGGAGCCGTTAATGCAGCCCCTGCCGCTTGCTGCATCACAGCACCGTCGGCATCAttatcagcagcagccataTGTGGTGTCgatgccgtcgtcggcggccagCAACCTGCAGCGGGGGACGGCAAgcggggcggcgccgccggaggCTGCATttgtgcagcgcagcagctcgtgcgcGGCGAGCCCTATCAATATGAGTGGCCCGCGCATGCCAGCTGCCTACGATGCTTCGGCCAGTCCGAACattgccggcggcgctgtgttCGGTAGCGGCCGTACGAGTGGGTTTTTGGGTCGCCTCATAGCGCAGGTTCTGCCGGTGGTAGACGACAGTGCCGGAGACCCTGGCAGCGGGATCGGTGCTGGCAGTGCAGCCCCCATCGGTGAGCGTCCCCTGCATCAGCTCCGCTTTGGAAACCCCGCCGACGACCTGCCGTTACTCGAGGAACTTGGTATCTTTCCTCGGCATATATTGGGCAAGGCGCGCGCCGTACTGAACCCCTTCAAGTCAATaagcgtcgacgccgcgaaGGACACCGACCTGGCAGGTCCCGtcctcttcgccctctcgTTAGCGGTGCTGCTATCACTGCGTGGCAAAATACAGTTCAGCGCGATCTACGGCCTTTTCATGCTCGGCGTCGGGTTCTTCAAGATGCTCCTGTCACTCATGCAGCCGCGCGGCGGTGTCCCACTACAGTTTGTCGCGAGTACGATCGGCTACGGTCTGCTTccgacggtgctgctcgccgccgtgcgcaccGTTGGCTCGTGGATTATGGGCCTCCGCGGCGTGCTGCCTCTTACGCTGCTGATGGTTGCGTGGTCGTCGTGGTGCGGAACGACGCTCGTGGCGAAGGGGCTAgggatggaggagcagcgctaCCTTGTCCTGTACCCGATGCTTCTCTTCTACTCCACCTTCAATGTTGTGGCCGTGTACTAGgcggctgtgtgcgtgtcgatGCAAGGCTTGAGTGGAGGGGGAGATAAAGAGGCGGCGCAAGTGCGCTGGTGCTCGCttttctccttcctctcacAGCGCGCGTCCGGGTGCGTGTGACTGTGCCCCTCAGTGCCTGGCGAGGAGCCAGACGATGTGGTGAATCGACAAATCAGGCTGAGGGAGGGCagggcagcaacggcggagGGTGAAGGGAGACACACCCCGCGGAGATCGCAGACATCACTGGGCTCACAGAGACGACTGCGGCCGCACCACCGTTGTGAACCCTTTCATTTTGTGtgtccttctccctccctgctCCTTCCactgtgtgtatgcgtatgtgtctgtgtgtatgtctgtgtatgtgtgtgctaGCATTTTAAGCAATGGCTTGCGTTCCCTctacctccctccctccctccctccctccctccccacactTTCTATTTACCCGTGACGGaacccctccttctcttcccttgcCTCGCCAGGCCACGAGAACGGCCCTTATCAACTGACAGCAGCCAGCCTATCCACGCAACCATTTTTGTGTGCAAGTGTGAATGCGgcatgaggaggaggggagtgtgcggctgccgggGTGGCCGTCGCCTCCCACCATCCCCTATCCCCACCCCTGTCCCTCGCCACCCTTTCTTCCCTAAGCTGCCTCTTTCATCAGGACAGGCCTTGCATTGCGCGACCGTGAGAAGAGGCGCCACTGCAAAGACGCGTGCCGGCACGGAGGATGTCTTCGCCTCACCGctgtcccccctccctccccaaCTTTTTTCTTCCCGACTGCCCTCCTgtgccctctcctccactcACCCCCTTCCCTGCCTCAAACATCGCGTCATCTCGGACTTCACGCACAAACGAGCCACCTCAGAGACACGGCCAGCCAGCCCCGCTTGCATTCATTTGTcgacgcacacatacacacgttaacagcgccaccgccataCAGAAGTTGATAGAGTCCATTGCCTCCGGCGACATCTTCGTTGTTGGCGTGCGCTGGGCGATAGGCGAGGCATTACATCTCGTGTGTGCCCGTGCCCTGCGCACTTTGCCTCCGGTTCGGGCCGTCGCCACGTGAAGAAACAGCCGCAACCTTGCACGAGaggcaagcacacacacaaacgcacgcgctcacacacacacacacacacacgcagacataCATACTTATCTCGAATTCCGTTACGGCAacccctctcccacccttTTGTCATAGAATCGTCCCCCGATCGCTGCACCCGTGCCTGTGCATCGTGCGAGGCGAGGCACAGCGCGCTTAGAATCACTTCCTCACTCACCCACATACAGGCACGCCCTCATAGACTGCGCAACCCatacacccacccacccacccacacacacacacacacacacacacaccggcacTTATGCATAGACAACTccatacacgcacaccatTTTGCACGtctccctcttcgtcttctctcGTGTGCTCCCTCGACCATCACACACCTCACCCTACCCCGCATCCGCCCTCCACGATCGTTCTCTCGCGAGGACAGCGAATCCGTAGCAAATGCCCCGaagcgctgtcgccgccacaCCACGGGTAAGACGAGCAGGTGGAGGCTCTGGCTCGTCCCCGACACAACGTCCCtctcgccgcagcggcaaggcCGACAAACACGCCTCCGTGCAAGATGCTGTCTTCCAAGTGGAAACGCTGCTGGAAGAGGCCCCTCATGCCGGCCGTGAGGCGGAATACGAGTCCGTCGTCGCCTTCGTCTCGCGGCGGCTGTCACACGAGACAAACACCTCCCTCTTtgtgtgcggcggctgcggttgCGGCAAGACTTCGACCGTGAAACGTGCTCTGCGAGCCATttcggcgcgtgcgctgccgtgcgaTGCCAAACCACGCAGTCTCATCAAGCATAGCACTCTCGAAGAGCGCGGCTGGCGAACTTGCGTAGAGGACGGTGATGACGCAGCATCTGTCACGGCCGATGCAACTCGCAGGACTCGAAAAGCACTTCTAGCCACGCCCACCAGTACACCACGCTCCTCTCGGCAGCTGCCGGCCGAGGAAGGCAGAAGCCCCAGTGACGCGAATGGGCTGAcgccgtcgtcctcggcctccctggctgctgcgctgtcgcACACCACGTCGCCAGACACGTCGCGCACCTCCGCATCGTCATTGGCTGCGGCCACTACGACCAGCAGCGCTCGCCTCGCTTTGCACTCAACCGAATCGAGTCGGCCAAGCGACTCCAGTGTCAACTCCACTGCCACCGTTTTCGAAGCTGCCAGTCCGGCGTGCCGTGTCAAGCGCGGTCGCGCGGCGGATGAGTGGGAAGGGAACAGCGTTCATTCAGCCCAACTAGACAGGAAGGCCACAGAAGCCCTCACGCGGGGTGAAAGTGCGTGGCGGCAGGCACAGGGACTGGAGCAGGAGGTGCCACCACGGCCCCAGCCAGAGCCGTACAGTCTTGCCTACTTCAGTATGCGGTACCCTGAGCTGTTCTCGAGTGGCAGCACTCGTGCGACGGCATCGTCCTCTTCGCCGGCCACTTCGCAGTTCCGTCATATTTTTGGCCACTACGTCAACTGCGCCGATGTCAGTGGTCCGCTCTTGGTAGAGGCGGTGTGCGACAGCATCCGGGCAacgtgcagccgcaccgacagcgccacacagctgctgctccagtgGCTTGCGTCCATTGGCAAGGCTGCGTCTAGTCGGGGCCAGGCTATcagtggtgcagctgctgagtCGCACGCCGTTTCTACCTCTGCAGCCTCGAAGCGGCGTGCGAgcccgccggcgctgcacgtCGTTGCGCTCGACGAGGTAGAGTACctacgcggcggcggtgccaaaATGCTCACCCTACTGGCGGAGCTTGCCTTTCAGCACCCCGCGCAACTTGCCCTGATCTTCATATCAAACCAGCGTGCCTTTGTGCACGTGCCGCAGATGATGCTGGAGCCGTTGCTGTTCCAACCCTACAGCGAGGCCCAGTTGCGGGAGATCGGCGCGAGTACGACGAATGCcgagctgcagcgatgcGAGCAGCTCGTCGGCGCAGACGACCGCACTTCGAGATCTCCCGCGGCGAAGAGCACTGCGGGCGGCGCAAAGGTGCGCAAGACCGCGGCGCGTTCGTCCGCGGCGGACCAcaagccgctgcgcgcctcCGATGTGGACATCAGACCGCGCCTGTACGATTACATCGCACGCAAAGCGCTCCTCGAGTTTTCCGGCGATGTCCGGCAGGTCATCGCCATGTGCCACCGTGTGGTCTCGGCTGCCTGGCGGGAAGTGGCTGAGGCAAGGCttgaggctgctgctgcggatgctgcgacggcggcgacgtctaCACCCCCGGCAATGGCGCGCGACAGCAGAAGCACCGCAGTCGTAAGGAATGCGTCAGTTGCCGACTTTTCCTCGAAGCTGGAGGCTGCTTTTGAGGCGTACAGCGTGGATAAGTGtacagccgctgcagcacaagCGTCTACAACGTTCTCAGGTACCTCCCGGTCTTCTTCAGACGCCGCTGGCATAAAgggcgcctcctcgacgcgGTTCAGCGGGGCCGCGGGTGCATCTTGCGCATCGCtgaccgctgcagcacagctTGCCCCAGCTTCCTCATCTTGGACGCCGTCCTCCGGTGTCATGACGCTGGCCAAGAGCGTCCGTGTCCTACAGAGCAACCAGGTTGAGAGCGACATCGACAAACACGTCGGCACCCTACCGGAGCAGACTCTATACGTCCTCAGCTGCATTGTCGTTCTCACTTTGCGCAAGCGGGAGGAGCGCACCTACGCGTCGACGAGTGTCGGTGGCCGCATCGGCACAACTCGCACGCCGGGAGCGGGTCTCACCGCGGCTCAGCGCGCGGTGCCAACGCTGTCGCTGAAGATGCACGAGGTGCACCAGCTGTACACTCGACTCATGGCGAAGCTGCACTTCCCCGCAATGCGGGCCGACGGCTTTCCTGTGCAGGTGGAGTGCCTCGCCGACTTTGGCGTGCTGACGCGGCCTCAGTTGCGCGGCACCGATCGCGTCTTCTCGCTAAACGGGACATGGACATTGCCGGCGATGCAAGCAGCACTTGTGAAGCGTGGCGAAGCGATCAAGCAAGACCGCACGACGGCTGGCGCTGGGGCGATGATGGAGAACCGTTTCgaagaggtgctgcgcgagctggcAAACCTAGTCAAATAGTTTGGACGCTTTCGCGCTTGtctgcacggcagcggtgctgatGGAGGTCAAGGCACGCGTGGTGCGTaagaggtggagagaagGGTGGACGGCAACGAAAAATGAACGCGCGCTCGCCCGCTGGCGGGCAGTGCGCACAAGTGATGGACACCCTGCGAGACGAGGGTGCGTTCTCTCCTGTGTGTATGCACGCTTGTGTTGCTGTCACTGTCTGTGTATGCCTATGCacgtgtgctgctgtgcctccTCGCCATGATTGTTTCCACAGCTCTACGCCTACCCACACACTCTTTTTCCGTTTCCGTCTTCCTCGCGCCGCCAGGCCTCTATAGAGttagcacacacgcacatgcatctATCCTTCACTCACTCACCGGCACGCGCATATTCGTCTcgtctctctgcgtgcgtgcgttggtGGTCCCTGCTAGTGCCCGAGACACCCTTCTTTcctcctttctcctctcGCCTTTCTCTATGGGGAGAGCGAGTGCGATGGTGGAAGAAATATGAGCAGCCGCCCCTTCCCTCACCCCTCTCGCATGTCTTCAAGACTCCAACGGATTGTCTTCTGCTTCGTCATGGTATCTactcctcttctccctcttcttcaccCGACACCGctcctcgccttcctcgctcGCCCACACCCCCTCTGGCGATCACGCGCACACCTACTGGCACATCACTTTCATTCTCTTCGTCAACTATGGACCGCGGCGCAGTCCCCTTCCGTCGTCGACGCCTCCTTATCTTCAACCATGCCGCGTGAGATTAAGACCCTGAAGGAGTTTCTCGCCATCTGCTCCCGCAAGGATGCGCGGTGCGTGAAGGTGAAGCACAACCCCAGCGCCACCAAGTTCAAGgtccgctgcagccgctaCCTCTACACGCTGGTCGTGAACGACAAGAAGAAGGCCGACAAGATCGAGCGCTCCATCCACCCGTCCGTGAAGAAGATCGCCGTGACTGCCCGCTCGCACGCCAAGACGAACGCCGGCTCCAAGCAGTAAGAGT harbors:
- a CDS encoding putative ribosomal protein L38 — encoded protein: MPREIKTLKEFLAICSRKDARCVKVKHNPSATKFKVRCSRYLYTLVVNDKKKADKIERSIHPSVKKIAVTARSHAKTNAGSKQ